A single genomic interval of Aegicerativicinus sediminis harbors:
- a CDS encoding YtxH domain-containing protein: MSNNSSVLGLLAGTAIGAVLGVLFAPDKGSITRQKIVDEANATKDMLSESAYDLKDRVVSTVVAKKATLDEKVESIVSDASYKAEDVITTLENKLSELKLKNKKLQKTTPNGTETV; encoded by the coding sequence ATGAGTAATAATAGTTCAGTTTTAGGTTTATTGGCGGGGACTGCCATAGGAGCAGTTCTTGGTGTTTTGTTTGCTCCAGATAAAGGCAGTATAACAAGACAAAAAATTGTGGATGAAGCCAATGCCACAAAAGATATGTTGTCTGAAAGTGCATACGATTTAAAAGATCGCGTTGTTAGCACTGTGGTTGCTAAAAAAGCAACATTAGATGAAAAAGTTGAATCAATCGTATCTGATGCCAGTTATAAAGCAGAAGACGTAATAACAACCTTGGAAAATAAGTTGTCTGAATTGAAACTTAAAAACAAGAAATTACAAAAAACAACACCGAACGGAACAGAAACCGTTTAA
- a CDS encoding NAD-dependent succinate-semialdehyde dehydrogenase, which yields MSKSITTINPFTGKELKTYQVYDRKEIEKTLSKAIEAFEKWKLLGIKERIKPLKRLAELMNEAKEDLGRLITSEMGKPIKESIAEIEKCILLCDFYTKNADLLLSDEIIETDADESFISYDPLGCILAIMPWNYPFWQVMRFAIPTLTAGNVGLLKHASNTTGCAVKIQSLFEEAGYPKGCFQSLIVQHQEIEQIIADDRIKAVTLTGSEKAGRAIAGIAGKNLKKTVLELGGNNACLILKDAELEKYMETMVKARMQNTGQSCIAAKRFIVVEDIYEDFIEQFKAMVESLKVGDPTDKSTEFGVLARPDLAETLKKQVDESIEKGAELVIGNEVRGSYFSPTILTNVKPGMPVFDEETFGPVAAIIKVKDRTEAFKVNANTKFGLGTMIITKNTEKAVEQCIQIEDGAYFINELVKSDPRLPFGGTKASGYGRELSREGILEFVNKKTVFVKS from the coding sequence ATGTCAAAATCAATAACAACCATTAATCCATTTACAGGAAAGGAGTTAAAAACTTATCAAGTTTATGACAGAAAGGAAATTGAAAAAACCCTTTCCAAGGCCATCGAAGCCTTCGAGAAATGGAAGCTTTTAGGAATAAAAGAAAGAATAAAACCGCTGAAAAGATTGGCGGAATTAATGAATGAGGCTAAAGAAGATTTGGGGAGGTTGATCACTTCAGAAATGGGGAAACCAATAAAAGAAAGTATCGCCGAAATTGAAAAATGTATTTTATTGTGCGATTTCTATACTAAGAATGCAGACCTACTGCTATCTGATGAAATAATTGAAACTGATGCGGATGAAAGTTTTATCAGTTATGATCCATTAGGTTGCATCTTGGCAATAATGCCTTGGAATTATCCATTTTGGCAGGTTATGCGATTTGCAATTCCAACATTAACAGCTGGCAATGTAGGGCTATTAAAGCACGCTTCAAATACTACCGGGTGCGCCGTTAAAATCCAATCCTTATTTGAAGAAGCTGGCTACCCAAAAGGATGCTTTCAAAGTTTAATTGTACAACATCAGGAAATTGAACAAATTATCGCTGATGACCGGATAAAGGCTGTTACCTTAACCGGCAGCGAAAAAGCCGGTAGAGCAATTGCAGGAATCGCAGGAAAAAATCTGAAAAAGACGGTTTTGGAGCTGGGAGGAAATAATGCCTGTCTTATATTAAAAGATGCTGAATTGGAAAAATATATGGAGACAATGGTAAAGGCTCGCATGCAAAATACAGGACAAAGCTGTATTGCTGCTAAGCGCTTTATCGTTGTTGAAGATATCTATGAGGACTTCATAGAACAATTTAAAGCGATGGTTGAATCACTGAAAGTGGGCGATCCTACCGATAAATCAACTGAATTTGGAGTTTTAGCCAGACCCGATTTAGCTGAGACCTTAAAAAAACAAGTTGACGAATCAATTGAAAAAGGAGCCGAATTGGTAATAGGAAACGAAGTAAGGGGTAGTTATTTCTCTCCCACCATTCTTACAAATGTGAAACCTGGAATGCCTGTATTTGATGAAGAAACCTTTGGACCGGTCGCTGCCATCATAAAAGTAAAAGATCGAACGGAAGCATTTAAAGTTAATGCAAACACAAAATTTGGCCTTGGGACCATGATAATTACAAAAAACACAGAAAAGGCGGTTGAACAATGCATTCAAATTGAAGATGGCGCATATTTCATAAATGAATTAGTCAAATCTGATCCACGGCTTCCCTTTGGGGGCACAAAGGCTTCGGGCTATGGTAGAGAACTATCTAGAGAAGGCATATTAGAATTTGTAAATAAAAAAACAGTATTTGTTAAATCTTAA